The following proteins are co-located in the Puniceicoccus vermicola genome:
- a CDS encoding type II secretion system F family protein, with protein sequence MPQFSYKAIDGNGKERRGKVNAASPEEANSQLTNMGLMPLEVTESKGRSKRGASKPKAQKKKSSLFGRIKNEELTLFTRQLATLLRSGVPLLRGLDVMERQEKNAKLAQIIGSLAENVRAGNSFSDGLTQYPKYFDKLYVNMVRAGEAGGVLETVLDRLAGFMEKSLRLRKRVKSAMVYPSVVVFVAIVIVVLLMVVVVPKFEQIFEEMLRGAALPTVTQIVIGTSRFIQENILIVLGAIVAVAVIGRILVKTPAGGRAKDMVLYKLPKVGDLLSKANIARFTRTFGTLLSSGVPILDALVITREIVSNRYFADAIGRIHDQVRDGESVAGPMANEKVFPTMVTSMVEVGEETGELDEMLTRVADNYDEDVDNAVNGITSIIEPVMIVFLAVVVGFIVIALFMPIIKIIETLSV encoded by the coding sequence ATGCCCCAGTTTTCATACAAAGCAATCGACGGTAACGGTAAAGAGCGTCGCGGAAAAGTTAACGCTGCTTCACCCGAGGAGGCGAATAGCCAGTTGACCAACATGGGGCTGATGCCTCTGGAAGTCACTGAGTCGAAAGGCCGTTCCAAGCGCGGTGCTTCGAAGCCGAAGGCGCAGAAGAAGAAAAGTTCTCTCTTCGGTCGGATTAAGAACGAAGAGTTGACGCTCTTCACCCGACAACTCGCAACCCTTCTCCGTTCCGGTGTCCCGCTCCTCCGCGGCCTCGATGTCATGGAGCGTCAGGAGAAAAATGCGAAACTGGCTCAGATCATTGGCAGCTTGGCCGAAAACGTGCGCGCTGGTAATTCATTTTCCGACGGGCTGACCCAATACCCGAAGTATTTTGACAAACTTTACGTGAACATGGTCCGTGCCGGTGAGGCTGGGGGTGTTCTCGAGACGGTTCTCGACCGTTTGGCCGGCTTCATGGAAAAGTCGCTGCGTCTGCGGAAGCGCGTGAAATCGGCCATGGTTTATCCGTCGGTCGTTGTCTTTGTCGCCATCGTCATCGTGGTTCTTCTGATGGTTGTCGTGGTTCCGAAATTCGAGCAGATCTTCGAGGAAATGCTTAGAGGGGCCGCTCTTCCGACAGTGACTCAGATCGTTATTGGAACCAGTCGATTCATTCAGGAGAATATTTTGATTGTCCTTGGCGCGATCGTCGCGGTCGCCGTGATCGGTCGAATTTTGGTGAAGACCCCGGCGGGTGGTCGTGCGAAGGATATGGTTCTCTACAAGCTTCCCAAAGTGGGGGACCTCCTCAGTAAGGCGAATATTGCCCGCTTTACCCGGACCTTTGGAACACTCCTTTCGAGTGGGGTTCCGATCTTGGACGCGCTGGTCATTACTCGCGAAATCGTTTCAAACCGCTACTTTGCGGATGCGATCGGGCGAATTCATGACCAAGTCCGCGACGGGGAATCCGTGGCGGGTCCGATGGCCAATGAAAAAGTTTTCCCGACGATGGTGACCAGTATGGTTGAAGTGGGTGAAGAAACCGGTGAGTTGGATGAAATGCTGACTCGGGTGGCTGATAACTATGATGAAGACGTGGACAACGCGGTGAACGGAATTACTTCCATCATCGAGCCGGTCATGATCGTCTTCCTCGCTGTGGTCGTTGGTTTCATCGTCATCGCGCTCTTCATGCCGATTATCAAGATCATCGAAACGCTCAGCGTTTAA
- a CDS encoding ATPase, T2SS/T4P/T4SS family, which produces MTSADDYVLQLLAEREIITDDDIEAALGEVRETASGEEGEADENSLALNLLIERGYTTSAQVAETLAESFNMEVVDLDSVRVDEETLKKVPASLARRYHVFPLEIDESEVKLAISDPLDVDVTDNIAQYLRKTVTPYIATTESIEKAIAGNYGQEDTSEMASFISSLDTEEEDAKNKDAAEGLDIEGLGDGDGEEGPIIRYVQMVIAEALKRRTSDIHLEPLEKEFRVRYRIDGVLHEVEGPPKRLQPAIISRIKLMSNVSIAEKRVPQDGRISAKAGGKDIDLRVSVLPTAFGESIVMRILDKEGLKLGLPELGFFSDDQAVFERIIAMPDGVFLVTGPTGSGKSTTLYSALHYINQPDRKIITVEDPVEYEMAGINQVQVRREVGMDFTSALRAMLRQAPNIIMVGEIRDKETAEIAINASLTGHMVFSTLHTNDAPSAITRLVDIGVKPFLVSASLRAAMAQRLVRKICVRCKADHIPEKKDLDAVGIRPDDVDEGNFKKGEGCASCSGTGYRGRFGVFELFTVNDEIAQMIYEERTLVELRRKALDLGMRSMRDDGIRKIMAGMTTCEEVLKSTVAAAI; this is translated from the coding sequence GTGACTTCTGCTGACGACTACGTCCTACAGCTTCTCGCCGAGCGAGAAATAATTACAGATGATGATATCGAAGCGGCCCTGGGTGAAGTTCGGGAGACCGCCTCCGGGGAGGAGGGCGAAGCGGATGAGAATTCGCTCGCTCTAAATCTTCTCATCGAGAGAGGGTATACGACTTCGGCGCAGGTTGCCGAGACTTTGGCCGAATCCTTCAACATGGAGGTTGTCGATCTCGACAGCGTCCGTGTCGATGAAGAGACCTTGAAAAAGGTTCCGGCCTCTCTCGCCCGCCGCTATCACGTCTTTCCTTTGGAAATCGATGAATCGGAGGTGAAGCTGGCCATCAGCGATCCTCTCGATGTCGATGTTACCGACAACATTGCCCAGTATCTGCGGAAGACCGTAACGCCCTACATCGCGACTACCGAGTCTATCGAGAAGGCCATCGCCGGTAATTACGGTCAGGAAGATACTTCTGAGATGGCCTCTTTCATTTCCTCACTCGATACCGAGGAGGAAGATGCAAAGAACAAGGATGCCGCTGAAGGGCTGGACATTGAAGGTCTGGGTGATGGTGACGGAGAAGAGGGTCCGATCATTCGCTACGTGCAGATGGTGATCGCCGAGGCATTGAAACGGCGCACTTCTGATATTCACCTCGAGCCCCTTGAGAAGGAGTTTCGCGTGCGTTACCGGATTGACGGTGTGCTTCACGAGGTTGAAGGGCCACCCAAACGATTGCAGCCGGCGATTATTTCCCGGATCAAGCTGATGTCGAACGTCAGCATTGCGGAAAAACGAGTTCCGCAGGACGGACGTATTTCCGCCAAGGCCGGGGGCAAGGATATTGACCTCCGCGTTTCGGTTCTGCCGACGGCATTCGGGGAGAGTATCGTCATGCGTATTCTCGATAAGGAAGGCCTGAAGCTGGGGCTGCCTGAGCTCGGATTTTTCTCGGATGACCAAGCGGTTTTTGAGCGGATTATCGCCATGCCAGACGGAGTGTTCCTGGTCACCGGACCGACCGGTTCCGGAAAATCGACGACCCTTTATTCGGCTCTGCATTACATCAATCAGCCTGACCGGAAGATTATCACCGTTGAGGATCCGGTGGAGTATGAAATGGCGGGGATCAATCAGGTTCAGGTGCGCCGCGAGGTGGGCATGGACTTTACCTCGGCCCTGCGCGCCATGCTTCGTCAAGCTCCCAACATCATTATGGTGGGGGAAATTCGGGATAAAGAAACCGCGGAGATTGCGATCAACGCTTCGCTCACCGGGCATATGGTCTTCAGCACGCTTCACACCAATGATGCCCCGAGCGCGATTACTCGTCTTGTCGATATCGGCGTGAAGCCCTTCCTCGTCTCTGCTTCGCTACGAGCGGCAATGGCGCAACGCCTTGTTCGAAAGATCTGTGTGCGATGCAAAGCCGACCATATTCCGGAAAAGAAGGATCTCGATGCGGTCGGAATCCGTCCGGATGACGTCGACGAAGGCAATTTCAAGAAGGGCGAGGGCTGTGCCAGTTGTTCCGGCACTGGCTATCGCGGTCGATTTGGGGTTTTCGAATTGTTCACTGTAAACGACGAGATTGCCCAGATGATTTATGAAGAGCGCACTCTCGTCGAGTTGCGCCGGAAGGCTCTCGATCTCGGCATGCGCTCCATGCGTGACGATGGCATTCGGAAGATCATGGCAGGGATGACTACCTGCGAAGAAGTTCTTAAGTCGACGGTCGCCGCCGCCATCTGA
- a CDS encoding MIP/aquaporin family protein: MPYLAEFVGTLLLILFGNGVVANVLLNKSKGNDSGTFMVTAGWGVGVAVGVYASGHVSGGHINPAVTIAYAINGTFAWSMVPGFILAQLAGAMAGSYLVYLTYGSQYQATEDPDAIFATFATAPEIRNTRDNFLTEMIGTAILVFGVLAIFAPGNQVGGQIGPALVGMLVFGIGMSLGGPTGYAINPARDLGPRIMHAVLSIKSKGKTDWGYAWIPIIAPIVGGIIGGVLFSMTSLGAPLS; this comes from the coding sequence ATGCCCTACCTAGCCGAGTTTGTCGGTACCCTGCTCTTAATTCTTTTTGGAAACGGGGTAGTCGCGAATGTTCTGTTGAACAAATCCAAAGGTAATGATTCGGGAACTTTCATGGTTACCGCCGGATGGGGAGTCGGAGTCGCGGTCGGGGTTTACGCCTCAGGACACGTGAGTGGCGGCCACATCAATCCGGCTGTCACGATCGCCTACGCAATAAATGGCACTTTTGCCTGGTCGATGGTCCCCGGTTTCATTCTCGCTCAGTTAGCGGGAGCTATGGCGGGAAGCTATTTGGTGTATCTGACCTATGGATCACAGTATCAAGCAACGGAAGATCCGGATGCGATTTTCGCCACTTTTGCCACGGCACCTGAGATTCGGAACACTCGTGATAATTTCCTCACCGAGATGATCGGAACTGCCATTCTCGTCTTCGGTGTCCTGGCCATTTTTGCCCCCGGTAATCAGGTTGGCGGCCAAATTGGACCCGCCCTTGTGGGAATGCTGGTCTTTGGGATTGGGATGTCGCTTGGCGGTCCAACTGGATATGCCATCAATCCCGCCCGCGACTTGGGGCCCCGGATTATGCACGCAGTCCTTTCGATCAAATCCAAGGGTAAGACGGATTGGGGCTACGCATGGATTCCCATTATCGCGCCTATTGTTGGTGGCATAATCGGAGGAGTGCTGTTCTCGATGACCTCTCTGGGAGCTCCGCTGTCCTGA
- the coaE gene encoding dephospho-CoA kinase (Dephospho-CoA kinase (CoaE) performs the final step in coenzyme A biosynthesis.) — protein sequence MHGIRLGLTGTIGSGKSTVLSLMAKQGWRGVRTDHLAREEMETPKAIAKIRDRWGSAVFDEEGVLDREAVAGIVFVNDEELNWLENLLHPLVRQRWMQRMEEDAENDVVVEIPLLFEKKLASHFDFVVSLNCPEPLQFERLRARGLSANDIEARKLRQLPASEKDSRADFVISNSGTISFLEKQVIRLSERIRGMANRKS from the coding sequence ATGCATGGAATACGACTCGGACTCACGGGAACTATCGGCTCGGGCAAATCGACAGTCCTCTCTCTTATGGCGAAACAAGGATGGCGCGGGGTTCGGACGGATCATTTGGCACGGGAAGAGATGGAGACGCCGAAGGCGATTGCGAAAATTCGAGACCGATGGGGCAGTGCAGTTTTTGACGAGGAAGGGGTGCTGGACCGTGAGGCGGTGGCTGGAATCGTTTTTGTCAATGACGAGGAGTTGAATTGGCTGGAGAACCTTTTGCATCCCTTGGTTCGGCAGCGTTGGATGCAGAGAATGGAGGAAGATGCGGAAAACGATGTGGTGGTGGAGATTCCTTTGCTCTTTGAGAAAAAACTTGCCTCCCACTTCGATTTCGTCGTTTCGTTGAATTGTCCGGAGCCCCTTCAGTTCGAACGATTAAGGGCGAGAGGACTTTCCGCCAACGATATCGAAGCGCGGAAACTCCGGCAACTCCCCGCCTCGGAAAAGGATTCCCGAGCGGATTTTGTAATCTCCAATAGTGGAACTATCTCCTTTCTCGAAAAACAAGTTATCCGCCTTTCCGAACGCATCCGAGGAATGGCGAATCGAAAATCATGA
- the gspE gene encoding type II secretion system ATPase GspE, with protein sequence MFEDHNDTIFDLLKERELVPHDQLIAAFDETHGTGKALAEVLIDSGYLTEEQILENLADYLGHQYMDEVPRMVEEDVSKQVRPNLARMYGVVPVRYDDTSIDLLAMDPLNFSIVDDLTFTLNKDINLVVADPPKIETLLYETYGQGDASIDDLLGELDEDSMEDVDDDISDDDLNQLANQTPIIRFVNLVLQQAIKDKASDVHFEPYEDQFRIRYRIDGALYEMSPPPKKLAVPVISRIKVIANLNIAEKRIPQDGRIKMTIAGRPVDLRVSTLPTQFGESVVLRVLDKSVVNLDLESLSLPDDVLENIRSTVRLPNGIFIVTGPTGSGKTTTLYSALREINQIDTKILTAEDPIEYEIEGIMQVAVNHQVGLDFARALRSFLRQDPDKIMVGEIRDIETAQIAVQASLTGHVVLSTLHTNDASGAVTRLVDMGLEPFLISSSLEAVLAQRLVRRICRQCRQEYEPDGEMIDLLGVDPLEVADKDFYFGAGCPHCSNTGYSGRIGLFEMIMVTDPLRELINKRSPTLVIRQKALEQGMRSLREDGLRAIFDGHTTIEEVLKYT encoded by the coding sequence ATGTTTGAAGATCACAACGACACTATTTTTGACCTCCTGAAGGAACGTGAACTCGTTCCTCATGACCAGCTGATCGCCGCATTTGACGAAACGCACGGCACCGGTAAGGCTCTGGCGGAGGTGCTCATCGATTCGGGATACCTCACCGAAGAGCAAATCTTGGAGAACCTGGCCGACTACCTCGGGCACCAATATATGGATGAGGTCCCGCGGATGGTTGAGGAAGATGTCTCCAAGCAGGTCCGTCCGAATCTGGCCCGCATGTACGGTGTGGTCCCGGTCCGCTACGACGACACTTCGATCGATCTTCTGGCCATGGATCCCCTGAATTTCAGCATCGTTGACGATCTGACTTTCACCCTCAATAAGGACATCAACTTGGTCGTGGCGGATCCGCCCAAGATCGAGACTCTTCTCTACGAGACTTACGGTCAGGGAGATGCTTCGATCGACGATTTGCTTGGTGAGCTGGATGAAGATTCAATGGAAGATGTCGATGATGACATCTCGGATGATGATCTCAACCAGTTGGCGAATCAGACTCCGATCATCCGGTTTGTGAATCTGGTTCTCCAGCAGGCCATTAAGGATAAGGCCTCAGACGTTCACTTTGAGCCGTATGAGGACCAGTTCCGGATTCGATACCGGATTGATGGGGCGCTCTATGAGATGTCGCCACCGCCGAAGAAGTTAGCGGTCCCCGTGATCTCCCGCATCAAGGTTATCGCGAATCTTAACATCGCCGAAAAGCGCATTCCTCAGGATGGTCGTATCAAAATGACGATCGCCGGTCGTCCGGTCGATCTTCGGGTGTCCACGCTCCCGACACAATTTGGCGAGAGCGTCGTGCTTCGTGTCTTGGATAAATCCGTGGTGAACCTCGACTTGGAGTCACTTTCTCTCCCAGACGATGTCCTCGAGAACATCCGGAGCACCGTTCGTTTGCCCAATGGGATCTTCATTGTCACCGGGCCGACCGGTAGCGGCAAGACGACGACTCTCTATAGCGCGCTTCGTGAGATCAACCAGATCGATACCAAGATTCTCACGGCTGAGGATCCGATTGAGTATGAGATCGAGGGGATCATGCAGGTGGCCGTAAACCACCAAGTCGGCCTCGACTTCGCCCGAGCCCTGCGCTCATTCCTCCGGCAGGATCCGGATAAGATCATGGTGGGTGAGATTCGTGATATTGAAACCGCGCAGATTGCGGTCCAGGCCTCCCTTACGGGGCACGTCGTGCTCAGCACCTTGCACACGAACGACGCTTCCGGTGCTGTCACCCGTCTTGTCGATATGGGGCTGGAACCCTTCTTGATCTCCTCCTCGCTTGAAGCCGTCCTCGCCCAGCGCCTTGTGCGGCGAATCTGCCGCCAGTGCCGCCAAGAGTACGAACCCGATGGTGAAATGATTGATCTTCTCGGGGTCGATCCGCTGGAGGTTGCGGACAAAGATTTCTATTTCGGAGCAGGATGTCCCCACTGTAGCAACACAGGATATTCCGGTCGTATTGGTCTCTTTGAGATGATTATGGTGACCGATCCGCTCCGCGAATTGATCAACAAACGCTCACCCACTCTCGTGATCCGCCAGAAGGCTTTGGAGCAGGGGATGAGGAGTCTCCGAGAAGACGGTCTCCGAGCGATTTTTGATGGCCATACTACCATTGAAGAGGTCCTAAAATACACTTGA
- the glpK gene encoding glycerol kinase GlpK has translation MSKDFLLALDQGTTSSRAILFDKSGAIKAVAQQEFPQYFPEQAWVEHDPSEIWSSQSAVMAEVLAKADVSARRVDSIGITNQRETVVVWDRKTGQPIHRAIVWQDRRTADMTSLLQSGGHGDMIREKTGLLPDPYFSGSKVKWILDNVEGARKKADDGDLAFGTIDTWLVWKLTEGEVHVTDATNACRTMLMNIHTGDWDDELLSLLEIPRSMLPEIRGCSEVYGECALSATAGVPIAGMAGDQHAALFGQACFERGMAKNTYGTGSFVLMNTGEEAVKSKNNLLTTIGWRIGDKTEYALEGSIFISGAVVQWLRDGMGLFRTSPMIEALAESVPDTNGVYFVPAFAGLGAPYWDPHARGLIVGLTRGSTDAHIARAALEAIAFQSCDVLEAMAKDSGTDLKELRVDGGASKNDLLMQIQSDYLQGRVVRPKVTETTALGAACLAGLATGFYKDRKEIAAQWEEDKVFEPERGAEEIKESRKNWKRAVKLSRDWHESE, from the coding sequence ATGTCTAAAGATTTCCTTCTGGCTCTCGATCAAGGGACTACTTCCTCCCGAGCTATTCTCTTCGATAAGTCTGGCGCGATCAAAGCGGTGGCTCAGCAAGAGTTCCCTCAGTATTTTCCCGAGCAAGCATGGGTTGAGCACGACCCGTCGGAAATTTGGTCTTCCCAAAGTGCGGTCATGGCTGAGGTGTTGGCCAAGGCTGATGTATCTGCACGGAGGGTGGATTCCATCGGCATCACCAATCAGCGCGAGACGGTTGTGGTTTGGGACCGGAAGACCGGACAACCGATCCACCGTGCGATCGTTTGGCAGGATCGTCGCACCGCGGATATGACCAGCCTTTTGCAGAGTGGGGGACACGGAGATATGATTCGCGAGAAAACGGGACTGCTTCCCGATCCATATTTCTCCGGATCGAAAGTGAAATGGATTTTGGATAACGTCGAGGGGGCCCGGAAGAAAGCAGACGACGGAGATTTGGCTTTTGGGACCATCGATACCTGGCTGGTCTGGAAACTGACGGAAGGAGAAGTCCACGTTACCGATGCCACCAATGCCTGCCGGACGATGCTGATGAATATTCACACCGGCGATTGGGACGACGAACTTCTCTCGCTCCTCGAGATTCCTCGTTCGATGCTTCCCGAGATTCGAGGATGCAGCGAAGTCTATGGAGAGTGTGCCTTGTCGGCTACTGCTGGCGTTCCGATTGCCGGCATGGCGGGTGACCAGCACGCTGCCCTCTTTGGGCAGGCCTGCTTTGAGCGGGGTATGGCGAAGAACACGTACGGAACCGGGAGTTTTGTTCTCATGAACACCGGTGAAGAAGCCGTTAAGTCGAAGAATAACCTCCTGACCACAATCGGTTGGAGAATCGGGGATAAAACGGAGTACGCGCTGGAGGGTAGTATTTTCATTAGTGGAGCCGTTGTCCAATGGTTGCGCGACGGGATGGGACTCTTCCGAACCTCGCCGATGATTGAAGCCCTCGCCGAAAGCGTCCCCGACACCAACGGAGTCTATTTTGTCCCCGCATTCGCTGGATTGGGAGCGCCTTACTGGGATCCTCATGCCAGAGGTCTGATTGTCGGCTTAACCCGCGGATCTACGGATGCCCACATCGCCCGGGCTGCTCTCGAAGCGATCGCCTTCCAGTCTTGCGATGTTCTGGAGGCCATGGCCAAAGATTCCGGGACCGACCTCAAAGAGCTTCGAGTCGATGGAGGGGCTTCGAAGAATGATCTTTTGATGCAGATCCAGTCGGATTACCTGCAAGGAAGAGTGGTTCGGCCGAAGGTTACCGAGACAACCGCTTTGGGTGCGGCTTGTTTGGCGGGACTGGCCACAGGATTTTACAAGGATCGAAAGGAAATCGCTGCGCAATGGGAGGAAGACAAGGTTTTTGAGCCCGAGCGCGGCGCCGAAGAGATCAAAGAAAGCCGAAAGAATTGGAAGCGGGCGGTTAAGTTGTCCCGCGACTGGCACGAGTCTGAGTGA
- a CDS encoding type IV pilus twitching motility protein PilT, which produces MGYELNDLLELTVSEGASDLHIHVGRPPSLRSGGGMVPVEGPDLTPEDAEELVMAIASDEVQQKLKSAGQADFGFAYRDQCRFRVNVFRARGNVGMVLRQIPSDLFSLSDIGIPRQVVELLNRPRGLILVTGPTGSGKSTTLASMIDWINRNRDGHIVTIEDPIEYYHPHRNCILTQRELGHDVDNFGDAIRAALRQDPDVILVGEMRDLDTIQAAVTAAETGHLVFGTLHTTGAARTVDRIVDAFPAATKDQIRTQLASSIVAVVSQVLCRKIGGGRVAGLEVMVTTTSIAQQIRENKTFRIDSDIQTGGRLGMISLDVHLRALVNEGLIEPAEALKKAQKPDMMREKLAESGFKV; this is translated from the coding sequence ATGGGTTACGAACTCAACGATTTGCTGGAATTAACGGTCTCGGAGGGTGCCTCCGATCTGCATATTCATGTTGGGCGCCCACCATCGCTGCGATCGGGGGGAGGAATGGTCCCGGTCGAGGGTCCAGATCTGACCCCGGAGGATGCCGAAGAGTTGGTGATGGCGATTGCCTCCGATGAGGTGCAGCAAAAGTTGAAGAGCGCTGGGCAAGCGGATTTCGGTTTCGCCTATCGCGATCAGTGCCGGTTCCGCGTGAATGTCTTCCGAGCTCGGGGAAATGTGGGCATGGTCCTTCGCCAAATTCCGTCAGATCTCTTTTCTCTCTCCGATATCGGGATACCGCGTCAAGTCGTAGAGTTGTTGAATCGCCCTCGGGGTCTCATCCTCGTTACCGGTCCGACAGGTTCGGGGAAGTCGACGACACTGGCTTCGATGATCGATTGGATCAATCGGAATCGGGATGGGCACATCGTTACGATCGAAGATCCGATCGAGTATTATCATCCCCACCGCAATTGCATCTTGACCCAGCGGGAGTTGGGACACGACGTCGACAACTTCGGAGACGCCATCCGTGCCGCTCTTCGGCAGGATCCCGATGTTATTCTGGTCGGGGAAATGCGGGACTTGGATACGATCCAGGCCGCGGTCACAGCCGCCGAGACCGGGCACTTGGTCTTTGGAACGCTCCACACGACGGGTGCGGCCCGCACAGTCGATCGTATTGTCGATGCTTTTCCCGCTGCCACCAAAGATCAAATACGCACCCAGCTCGCGTCTTCAATCGTCGCCGTGGTTTCTCAGGTTCTCTGTCGTAAGATTGGCGGAGGGCGGGTCGCAGGTCTCGAAGTGATGGTCACTACCACTTCGATCGCCCAGCAGATTCGTGAGAACAAGACTTTCCGTATCGACTCGGATATCCAAACGGGTGGCCGTCTCGGTATGATTTCCCTCGATGTGCACCTTCGAGCCCTCGTGAACGAAGGCCTCATCGAACCAGCAGAAGCCCTTAAGAAGGCACAGAAGCCCGATATGATGCGGGAGAAATTAGCGGAATCTGGATTCAAAGTCTGA
- the rho gene encoding transcription termination factor Rho, with translation MSEDQSENESKLTSESPAPAAKKARKTTRKRVSRAKEAPEEGAAKPAVKKRARKTARKTAASAEDTASAKKAAKAENQEFDFAASEKPKPASKRAPKEISAKEAPAKEAPVKEVSEPKPAASEDKGSAEPRQEKNRPESNQGERSGGDRRNSDGNRGNGGQGNSSNRGGGGGGQPHFRQSGGGNDGGNRFNNRNNNNNNQNRKKKKRKGKFDKGPGGGGGARRNTPFNAGGVPVEVDPNLEMGQLVDDELLQDVAALEESFQKLYDESVPPVLFNDLYDLPLQELRERSRRLQLDLENAPSRPQILERMMKHFEEKKNPVLVEGCLEVLDDGFGMVVFPEDSYRLKPLCPFVSESLIEHHGLQRGHMIKVFIQAPREGESCPIVLKVQSVMGSDIKALEKITPFTELVPYYPLDRILLENSDENPENNLSMRVVDLISPIGFGQRGLIVAPPRTGKTVLLQGIAHSIQMNYPDSHLIVLLIDERPEEVTDFRRRVRGEVISSTFDETAGSHVHAAEMVIEKARRMVETGRDVVILLDSITRLARAYNTLMPSSGKILSGGVEANALQKPKRFFGSARNIEDGGSLTIMGTALVDTGSKMDEVIFEEFKGTGNMELHLDRSLVDKRVFPALAMDRSGTRKEELLYHPDEMQKVYSLRRATKGVPPVEAMEMLIQRVKKTRSNAEFLMTLSR, from the coding sequence ATGAGTGAAGATCAATCTGAAAACGAGTCGAAGCTAACAAGCGAGAGCCCTGCTCCCGCAGCCAAGAAGGCTCGTAAGACTACCCGTAAAAGAGTTTCCCGTGCCAAAGAAGCGCCTGAAGAAGGCGCAGCGAAGCCTGCTGTGAAAAAGCGGGCTCGGAAGACTGCTCGCAAGACCGCTGCCTCCGCGGAAGATACGGCTTCCGCCAAGAAAGCGGCCAAGGCCGAGAATCAGGAGTTTGATTTTGCCGCTTCCGAGAAGCCCAAGCCTGCCTCCAAAAGAGCGCCGAAGGAGATTTCGGCCAAGGAAGCTCCGGCGAAAGAAGCTCCGGTGAAAGAGGTTTCGGAGCCTAAGCCTGCGGCTTCGGAGGATAAAGGATCGGCGGAGCCTCGGCAGGAAAAGAATCGTCCTGAGTCGAATCAGGGAGAGCGTTCCGGTGGCGACCGTCGCAACTCTGATGGTAATCGTGGTAATGGTGGTCAGGGGAATTCTTCCAATCGCGGAGGCGGTGGAGGAGGTCAGCCTCACTTCCGCCAGTCCGGTGGAGGCAATGATGGCGGGAACCGGTTCAACAACCGGAATAACAATAACAACAACCAGAATCGCAAAAAGAAGAAGCGGAAAGGTAAATTCGATAAGGGACCCGGAGGAGGAGGGGGTGCTCGACGCAATACTCCCTTCAATGCCGGAGGCGTTCCGGTAGAAGTCGATCCGAACCTGGAAATGGGTCAGCTGGTCGATGATGAGTTGTTGCAGGATGTTGCCGCTTTGGAGGAGTCCTTCCAAAAGCTTTATGACGAATCGGTTCCGCCGGTTCTGTTTAACGATCTTTACGACCTTCCCCTTCAGGAATTGCGGGAGCGTTCCCGCCGTTTGCAGTTGGATCTGGAAAACGCGCCTTCCCGCCCGCAGATCCTTGAGCGGATGATGAAGCACTTCGAGGAGAAGAAGAATCCCGTCCTCGTCGAAGGTTGTCTTGAGGTTCTGGACGATGGCTTCGGGATGGTTGTCTTTCCCGAGGACAGTTATCGGTTGAAGCCGCTTTGCCCGTTTGTCAGCGAATCCTTGATCGAGCATCACGGACTTCAGCGGGGGCACATGATCAAAGTTTTCATCCAAGCTCCGAGGGAGGGGGAATCCTGCCCGATCGTCTTGAAGGTTCAGTCGGTGATGGGTTCCGATATTAAGGCCTTGGAAAAAATCACTCCGTTCACTGAGCTCGTTCCCTATTATCCTCTCGACCGAATTCTGTTGGAAAATTCGGATGAGAATCCGGAGAACAATCTTTCGATGCGAGTCGTGGATCTCATCTCGCCCATTGGCTTTGGTCAACGGGGGTTGATTGTGGCTCCGCCTCGAACCGGGAAAACGGTTTTGCTGCAGGGCATAGCGCATTCGATCCAAATGAATTACCCGGATTCGCATCTGATCGTCCTGCTCATTGACGAGCGCCCAGAGGAGGTGACTGACTTCCGGCGTCGGGTCCGCGGGGAGGTCATCAGTTCCACGTTTGATGAAACCGCCGGCAGTCACGTTCACGCGGCCGAGATGGTCATCGAAAAGGCCCGCCGAATGGTGGAGACCGGTCGGGATGTCGTCATCCTGCTCGACTCGATTACCCGTCTTGCTCGTGCTTACAACACTCTCATGCCCAGTAGTGGGAAGATCCTCTCTGGTGGGGTTGAAGCGAATGCGCTCCAGAAGCCGAAGCGCTTCTTTGGTTCGGCTCGCAATATCGAAGATGGCGGAAGTCTGACGATTATGGGCACCGCCCTCGTGGATACCGGGAGTAAAATGGACGAGGTCATCTTTGAGGAATTCAAAGGGACGGGGAACATGGAGCTCCATCTGGACCGCAGTCTCGTCGATAAGCGGGTATTTCCTGCCTTGGCCATGGATCGCAGCGGGACTCGGAAGGAAGAGCTTCTCTACCACCCGGACGAAATGCAAAAGGTCTACTCGCTGCGTCGGGCCACGAAGGGAGTTCCGCCCGTGGAAGCGATGGAAATGTTGATTCAACGGGTCAAGAAGACGCGGAGTAATGCTGAGTTTTTGATGACTTTGAGCCGTTGA